DNA from Athene noctua chromosome 24, bAthNoc1.hap1.1, whole genome shotgun sequence:
CGGGGCAAACGGCTCCATCCATGGCTGCCTTGGGACGCTACAAATAGGGATGAGCAAAGAGCTCCACGGGCCGAAGCCAGGGTGGGCGAGTAGGAGCCCTCTCCATGTCACACTGCCCCGGGCACAAGCGCATGGCTCATTGCTTCCCACAAGCAGGCGTTTTTGTGACAGAGATTAACTGAAGGTCGGTGAGAGCCTAGAGCACTATACATACATACACGCACACAGAAAAGAGGGGCTAGTTTAGACAAATCACTCCACCTTTCAGTCAAAGCAATTTTCAAAGGGCCCCTGAGGGGCTCTGAATGAGAGATGGATCAGCAGATTAAATCCCCTGCTCAGGACACCCTACGGGCTGGAAATGCACCATCAAGCTGTAATTACAGAGCATTTGGGCCTCCCAGTGATGGGCTGCAAGTTGGGAAATGGTACAATGACTCCAGAAACCAAACCCAGAAGAAAGCCATTCTTCCCCACGGGGCAGTGGtacccccagccctgctcccctcctgcctgggAAAGCTGCTCTGGAGCAGCTCTCGGACCAGCCACCCATGCTAAACCCCCCACCCTTCAATTTACCCTCTTCAGCTCCCCAAATGTTCCACTCTCTGCAGAGCTGGTAAAAGCCCAACCTGGCTTGGCCTCTCTCTGAGCAAATGGCTAAGGATGGATCAACCCCAAAGGCTTCCCATCACCATCGCTTGGCTTCAAACACGACCCACAAGCCCTTTAGCAGGCAAGAAGGGCGCCTGCCTCCTACCTGGGGGGCTTCTGTGGGCGGCAGCGTGGCAAGACTGGATGGCAAGGCAGTGCTTTTTTCTGTGAGTTCTGCAGTCCTGGAGGTGCTTGGTTTTGGCAGAGACCTGGGCTTGGCTGTGCTGGTGGGGACAAGCCGTGACGTGACCACCTCTGTTGGTGTGCTGGTTTCGgggagggaggtggtgggtgTCTCTAGGGTGGTGGCCCGGGTGGTGGCTGCCTTGGTGACAAAGGGGGGCAGGAACCTCCGGAtggtggtgggcttggcagtggccatggtggtgctggtggtggttgTGGccgcagtggtggtggtggtggccgtGGTGGTGGTCGTGGTGGTCGTGGTGGTAGGGGAGTCACTGGCAGTGGTACTGGTGGTGGTTGCTTTCCAACTGGGGATGACTGGTGCCTCTGTCAGCCTGGGGATATACAAGATGCTGGTTGTCTGCTCAGGAGTGGTGTCCTCAGCGGGGAATGGTTCAAAGGGGGTTGCCACAGGCTGCACCGAGGTGATGGGCAGCACGGCTGCTGTGGTGGGGAGCGTGATGGACGTGTCTGTGGTGAGGCTCACTGCTGTCTCGAGCCCCGACTCCTGCTCGAAAtctgaaagaggaggagaagagtgAAGTGTGAAGCTGCTGCTGGCCCAGTAACTCCAAGGGCTGCCAGGCACCTGGCCTCACACCCAAAAAACCCGAGAACATGGACTGGTTCCAGGCTCAGCAGAAACCAAGGGCTGCAAATTCCCATGTGGTGGCCTAAGCCCCTCTCTGGAGTCAGTGTAACCTCTATAACATGGTACGTGCCATTGCGCTGGGGAAAGACTAATCCTGCCTGTGGGGCGAGAGACTGAAATGGGAAATGGAGACACTGGAGCCCAACTTTGGGACAGTTCCCTTTGCTTTTGTCTAGGAAAGGGCAGGAGGGCAGCTCCAGAGACGGATAAAGGGTAATCCCCTCCCTCCCATCCCATGGCAAGGCCCTCTCCAGTTCCACCAAAGCCCAAGTCCAGGCTCCCAGGGACCCTTCCCCAGGAACCCTGCAGCTACTTACACCCTGAGCCGGAGCCCGAGTAGACATCGTCCAGTTCATCGTCCCCAAAGGGGTCATCGTCCCCAGAGCCCTCCAGGTCCACAGGCCTCTCGTAGTTCTCGTTGCGCCAGCGCTGAGCCTGCAGCCGAGCAGGGAAAGATGTGTGAGCAGTTCCAGCCCGACAAAATCAAGACTAGTGTCTGCACAGACAGCCCCAGACAGCCCTTGTGGGATGATGCACAGGTTAAAACAGGccagggaaaagcaaaaccaagtgcAGGCAGTGCTCTCCAGCTGAACCACCCAGAAc
Protein-coding regions in this window:
- the SDC3 gene encoding syndecan-3; translation: MPGEVPPPAPRGLRSLAVLLLLLGGVGARAALAQRWRNENYERPVDLEGSGDDDPFGDDELDDVYSGSGSGYFEQESGLETAVSLTTDTSITLPTTAAVLPITSVQPVATPFEPFPAEDTTPEQTTSILYIPRLTEAPVIPSWKATTTSTTASDSPTTTTTTTTTTATTTTTAATTTTSTTMATAKPTTIRRFLPPFVTKAATTRATTLETPTTSLPETSTPTEVVTSRLVPTSTAKPRSLPKPSTSRTAELTEKSTALPSSLATLPPTEAPQMEPGEVTTVLDNELEVPVSSGPSGDFEIREEEETTRPELGNEVMAVVTPPSGPGLGKNMEPGLIDNTIDSGNSAAQLPQKNILERKEVLIAVIVGGVVGALFAAFLVMLLIYRMKKKDEGSYTLEEPKQANVTYQKPDKQEEFYA